TCAACGCTCTCCCCGCTCACGTGCGCGAAGGGCATCGCGCGATCGCATGTCGGCCGCTGCAGCGTCACCGGACATCGAAGGAAGCGTCGTCGATTCGTTGCTGCGACTGCCCGCCGCGACGTCGACCGCAGCGGCGCCTGCCTGTTGCATCAGCTTGTCGAGCGGGAGATACAGCAGGTTATTGCCGCCCTTCGCGTCGAGCAGCACCTTGCTCGTATTCATCATGACCTGTTGCACCGTGTCTATGTACATACGCTGGCGCGTGACTTCGGGCGCTTTCACGTATTCGGCAAGAATCTGCTTGAAGCGACTGGCATCGCCCTGCGAAGTCGCGATGATCCGTTCCTTGTAGCCGTTGGCCTCTTCTAGCAGTCGCGATGCAGTACCGCGCGCCTTCGGAATGACGTCATTGGCGTAAGCCTGACCTTCGTTCTTCTGCCGTTCCAGATCCTGCCCGGCCTTGACGGCGTCGTCGAAAGCGGCCTGCACCTGTTCGGGCGGCTGGGCGTTCTGCAGCGTCAGGCGGCTGATCTGGATGCCGGTCTGATAGCGGTCGAGTATCTGCTGCATGATGCGCTGCGCGTCGACTGCAATCTGTTCCCGTCCTTCATAGAGAACAAAGTCCATCTTGCTCTTGCCGACTACCTCCCGCATCGCCGTTTCAGCGGCATGTACAACCGACTCTTCGGGCAGGCGGTTCTGAAACAGGTACGCCACAGGATCCTTCAGGATGTACTGCACCGCGAACTGAATGTTGATGATGTTCTCGTCGTCGGTGAGCATCAGTGCTTCCTTGAGCACCT
The sequence above is a segment of the Methyloversatilis sp. RAC08 genome. Coding sequences within it:
- the hflK gene encoding FtsH protease activity modulator HflK; its protein translation is MSLNDPRWGNQGGNGNKGGNQGPPDLEDLWRDFNKRLAGLFGGKSNNGGGESRPPVTPRQFGSGIGVVLGLIVIVWLASGLYIVDASQRGVVLRFGKLVETTDPGLQWRLPYPIDSHELVNLTGVRTVEVGYRGAERNKVLKEALMLTDDENIINIQFAVQYILKDPVAYLFQNRLPEESVVHAAETAMREVVGKSKMDFVLYEGREQIAVDAQRIMQQILDRYQTGIQISRLTLQNAQPPEQVQAAFDDAVKAGQDLERQKNEGQAYANDVIPKARGTASRLLEEANGYKERIIATSQGDASRFKQILAEYVKAPEVTRQRMYIDTVQQVMMNTSKVLLDAKGGNNLLYLPLDKLMQQAGAAAVDVAAGSRSNESTTLPSMSGDAAAADMRSRDALRARERGER